A section of the Ornithinimicrobium sufpigmenti genome encodes:
- a CDS encoding MFS transporter, producing the protein MTTPPSTARIPIPREIWILVGAAFVIAIGFGIVSPVLPAYARSFDVGVTAASVIVSAFAFFRLVFAPAGGALVERLGERPVYLSGLIIVALSSLASAFAQSYWQLLAFRGLGGIGSTMFTISAMALLVRLAPPSGRGRVSSAYGSAFLIGGMAGPLLGGLVAQWGMRAPFILYAVLLLVAAAVVAVGLGGARLRPAPDAANRPVMTLAEAWEHRAYRAVLVSAVANGWSNFGVRNALLPLLAAAVLDEPWVAGVVLAVGAVGTAATLQFSGRLSDRVGRRPPILVGLVVLGISMGAMGVVTSDRVPDSASLGLLLALSLVSGVGAGLVNPSQQATVADIIGHERSGGRVLSTFQMAQDVGAIVGPILVGVVADTLGFGAAFATTGVVCLLATLPWLRAPEPLTLHRDG; encoded by the coding sequence ATGACCACCCCTCCCTCCACGGCGCGCATCCCCATCCCGCGCGAGATCTGGATCCTCGTCGGCGCCGCGTTCGTCATCGCGATCGGCTTCGGCATCGTCTCGCCGGTGCTGCCGGCCTATGCCCGGTCCTTCGACGTCGGGGTCACCGCGGCGTCGGTGATCGTCTCCGCCTTCGCCTTCTTCCGCCTGGTCTTCGCCCCCGCGGGCGGCGCCCTCGTCGAGCGGCTGGGCGAGCGGCCGGTCTACCTGAGCGGGCTGATCATCGTCGCCCTGTCCTCGCTGGCGTCGGCGTTCGCGCAGTCCTACTGGCAGCTGCTGGCCTTCCGCGGGCTGGGCGGCATCGGGTCCACGATGTTCACCATCTCGGCGATGGCACTCCTGGTGCGGCTCGCGCCACCGAGCGGCCGTGGCCGGGTCTCGTCGGCCTACGGCTCGGCCTTCCTCATCGGCGGCATGGCCGGCCCTCTGCTCGGCGGGCTCGTCGCCCAGTGGGGGATGCGGGCACCGTTCATCCTGTATGCAGTCCTCCTCCTGGTCGCCGCCGCGGTGGTGGCCGTCGGGCTGGGCGGGGCCCGGCTACGACCCGCTCCCGATGCCGCCAACCGTCCGGTGATGACCCTGGCGGAGGCCTGGGAGCACCGTGCCTACCGTGCGGTGCTCGTCTCCGCGGTGGCCAACGGGTGGAGCAACTTCGGCGTTCGTAACGCCCTGCTGCCCCTGCTGGCGGCGGCGGTCCTGGACGAACCCTGGGTCGCCGGCGTGGTGCTGGCGGTCGGTGCGGTGGGGACCGCGGCGACCCTGCAGTTCTCCGGGCGGCTGTCCGACCGGGTGGGGCGACGCCCGCCGATCCTGGTGGGCCTGGTCGTGCTGGGCATCTCTATGGGCGCGATGGGGGTGGTCACCTCCGACCGGGTTCCGGACTCCGCGAGCCTGGGGCTCCTGCTGGCCCTGTCCCTGGTCTCCGGCGTGGGCGCCGGCCTGGTGAACCCGTCCCAGCAGGCGACGGTCGCCGACATCATCGGCCACGAGCGCAGCGGCGGACGGGTGCTCTCCACCTTCCAGATGGCCCAGGACGTGGGGGCCATCGTCGGGCCGATCCTGGTCGGCGTGGTCGCCGACACGCTCGGCTTCGGGGCGGCGTTCGCCACGACCGGGGTGGTCTGCCTGCTCGCCACGCTCCCGTGGCTACGGGCGCCCGAGCCGCTGACGCTGCACCGCGACGGCTGA
- a CDS encoding ribonuclease E inhibitor RraB, with amino-acid sequence MHPGSEHLIILPDREIAEEIAEELREEGFEHVRVVREAARNQEHGEDDLEVEWAVYVLDTRLPDTSGGGAYEGLRERFTDLAQEHGGWYDEPGDPRPPQA; translated from the coding sequence ATGCACCCGGGCAGCGAGCACCTCATCATCCTGCCCGACCGGGAGATCGCCGAGGAGATCGCGGAAGAGCTGCGCGAGGAGGGCTTCGAGCACGTGCGGGTGGTCCGGGAGGCGGCCCGGAACCAGGAGCACGGCGAGGATGACCTGGAAGTCGAGTGGGCGGTCTACGTGCTCGACACCAGGCTCCCGGACACCTCCGGCGGCGGGGCCTACGAGGGCCTGCGCGAGCGGTTCACCGACCTGGCCCAGGAGCACGGCGGCTGGTACGACGAGCCGGGGGACCCGCGACCGCCCCAGGCCTGA
- a CDS encoding CYTH and CHAD domain-containing protein: MADHRDHPVRHLEREQKFDLAPDAPLPDVGGLLRSGDTRHHRLRAVYLDTPDLLLIRQRITLRRREGGTDEGWHLKLPAEEGSSARWELHAPLTHGPGRWRVPSGHLGAVAERLGEIWTGRPDAERGLVPVAVLRTHRTEIDLLDDEERVVALLCDDVVQAEPAGRRWRELEVELAGDGGEDDDGGALLGRITDHLADQGVRTADFPSKLSRALGDRAQRAEEGLPPDPEGPAADVVLAYLAEQVAVVLGREASLREDGPAAVHKTRVATRRLRSALRTFRRLLDRDVTDPLRQEVRWYAEVLGAPRDAEVMRAAVLDDLAELPSALEVGPVADRVREELDGEHTRAHAALVEVLDEPRYAELVDRLVDLLADPPWRGRAGRRAATVLPPLVAKSVGRVEREWRDLRAAEQAAAAGDEADLDLGREGRDTGEAGPESRETGLAPGDRMHRLHEIRKRAKAARYAYEALAPSFGEEAAALATAWERVTEALGAVQDSVVGEERLQELTLAARDAGDPDFTYGVLVGRQLGVRAPMVMVGEEAVETALQREQDRTDG, from the coding sequence ATGGCCGACCACCGCGACCACCCCGTCCGCCACCTGGAGCGGGAGCAGAAGTTCGACCTCGCGCCGGACGCGCCGCTGCCGGATGTCGGGGGGCTGCTCCGGTCCGGCGACACGCGGCACCACCGGCTGCGTGCCGTCTACCTCGACACCCCCGACCTGCTGCTGATCCGGCAGCGGATCACCCTGCGCCGCAGGGAGGGTGGGACCGACGAGGGCTGGCACCTCAAGCTGCCCGCTGAGGAGGGGTCGTCGGCGCGGTGGGAGCTGCATGCCCCGCTGACCCACGGACCGGGACGGTGGCGGGTGCCCTCCGGCCACCTCGGGGCGGTGGCCGAGCGCCTGGGCGAGATCTGGACCGGTCGGCCCGACGCCGAGCGGGGCCTGGTGCCGGTGGCGGTCCTCCGCACCCACCGCACCGAGATCGACCTGCTCGACGACGAGGAGCGGGTCGTCGCGCTGCTCTGCGACGACGTCGTGCAGGCTGAGCCCGCGGGCCGCCGCTGGCGAGAGCTGGAGGTGGAGCTGGCCGGGGACGGCGGTGAGGACGACGACGGAGGCGCCCTGCTCGGGAGGATCACGGACCACCTCGCCGACCAGGGGGTGCGCACGGCGGACTTCCCGTCCAAGCTGAGTCGTGCACTGGGCGACCGTGCGCAGCGGGCCGAGGAGGGCCTGCCGCCGGACCCGGAAGGTCCCGCCGCCGACGTCGTGCTGGCCTACCTCGCCGAGCAGGTGGCGGTGGTCCTCGGACGTGAGGCGTCCCTGCGCGAGGACGGTCCGGCCGCGGTGCACAAGACGAGGGTCGCCACCCGCCGGCTGCGCAGCGCGCTGCGTACCTTCCGCCGACTCCTCGACCGGGACGTGACCGACCCCCTGCGGCAGGAGGTCAGGTGGTACGCCGAGGTGCTCGGCGCGCCTCGGGACGCCGAGGTGATGCGGGCGGCGGTCCTGGACGACCTCGCCGAGCTGCCGTCGGCCCTGGAGGTGGGCCCCGTCGCCGACCGGGTGCGCGAGGAGCTGGACGGCGAGCACACCCGGGCGCACGCGGCCCTGGTCGAGGTGCTGGACGAGCCACGGTATGCCGAGCTGGTCGACCGCCTCGTCGACCTTCTCGCCGACCCGCCCTGGCGCGGCCGCGCCGGGCGACGCGCGGCGACCGTCCTGCCGCCTCTGGTGGCGAAGTCCGTCGGCCGGGTCGAGCGTGAGTGGCGGGACCTGCGCGCCGCCGAGCAGGCTGCCGCCGCAGGTGACGAGGCGGACCTGGATCTGGGTCGGGAGGGTCGGGACACGGGCGAGGCGGGCCCGGAATCGAGGGAGACGGGCTTGGCACCGGGCGACCGGATGCACCGGCTGCACGAGATCCGCAAGCGCGCCAAGGCGGCTCGGTACGCCTACGAGGCGCTGGCGCCCTCCTTCGGCGAGGAGGCTGCGGCGCTGGCGACCGCGTGGGAGCGGGTCACCGAGGCTCTCGGCGCGGTCCAGGACAGCGTGGTCGGCGAGGAGCGGCTGCAGGAGCTGACCCTCGCGGCTCGCGACGCCGGCGACCCCGACTTCACCTACGGCGTCCTCGTCGGTCGCCAGCTCGGGGTGCGCGCGCCGATGGTGATGGTCGGAGAGGAGGCGGTCGAGACGGCACTGCAGCGAGAGCAGGACCGCACCGACGGGTGA
- the zupT gene encoding zinc transporter ZupT — MLLAFVVTLLAGLSTVIGGWLGTQTRVLRRDILAAALAFAAGIMITISVVEIAPSALRSLGEIVGTAEALLWVGGALLLGGALVVLIDKGIPHDVNPAEIGGGAQLDRIQAGHVDARLLRSGILLAAVVALHNLPEGLATFISTLKEPAGGITLAIAIAIHNVPEGLAVAAPIYAATRSKAQALLWATISGLAEPVGGVLGYLLLRVVLPEEWLNITLALVAGMMIAVSFLELLPAARRYETHYTQTLVGFFLGAVVMVLSLSLLAL, encoded by the coding sequence GTGCTGCTCGCCTTCGTGGTCACGCTGCTCGCGGGGCTGTCGACGGTGATCGGAGGTTGGCTCGGCACGCAGACCCGGGTGCTGCGCCGGGACATCCTCGCCGCAGCGCTCGCCTTCGCCGCCGGCATCATGATCACGATCTCCGTGGTGGAGATCGCTCCCAGCGCACTGCGCTCCCTGGGCGAGATCGTCGGCACGGCCGAGGCGCTGCTGTGGGTCGGGGGTGCGCTGCTGCTCGGCGGGGCGCTGGTGGTGCTCATCGACAAGGGCATCCCGCACGACGTCAACCCGGCGGAGATCGGTGGCGGCGCGCAGCTGGACCGTATCCAGGCCGGGCACGTCGACGCCCGGCTGCTGCGCAGCGGCATCCTCCTGGCCGCGGTCGTCGCCCTGCACAACCTGCCCGAGGGGTTGGCCACCTTCATCTCCACCCTCAAGGAACCGGCCGGAGGCATCACCCTGGCCATCGCCATCGCGATCCACAACGTGCCCGAGGGTCTGGCGGTGGCCGCGCCGATCTACGCGGCTACCCGCTCCAAGGCGCAGGCGCTGCTCTGGGCGACCATCTCCGGGCTGGCCGAGCCGGTCGGCGGGGTGCTGGGCTACCTGCTCCTGAGGGTCGTGCTCCCGGAGGAGTGGCTCAACATCACTCTGGCGCTGGTGGCCGGGATGATGATCGCCGTGAGCTTCCTGGAGCTGCTGCCGGCCGCCCGGCGCTACGAGACGCACTACACGCAGACGCTGGTCGGCTTCTTTCTCGGCGCCGTCGTGATGGTGCTGTCCCTGAGCCTGCTGGCCCTCTGA
- the clpB gene encoding ATP-dependent chaperone ClpB, translating to MDLTTKAQEALQAAVRDAAASGHAQVEPAHLLLALAGQPDTTTGPLLDATGASARSAAQAAANTLATLPRATGQTIGNPQFSRAMHSVIKDAQDAMSALGDSFISTDHLLLGLARSGAFPLLDAAAIEQRIPTLRGGQKVDSADPEATFDALGKYGHDLTAAAREGRLDPVIGRDSEIRRVVQVLSRRTKNNPVLIGEPGVGKTAVVEGLAQRIVAGDVPASLEGKTLIALDLPAMVAGAKYRGEFEERLKAVLGEIKASEGRVITFIDELHNVVGAGASGDSSMDAGNMLKPLLARGELRMVGATTLDEYRENIEKDPALERRFQQVFVGEPSVEDTIAILRGLKERYEAHHKVAIADSALVAAAALSDRYISGRKLPDKAIDLVDESASRLRMEIDSSPVEIDQLQRQVDRLLMEELHLAKAAEEDEAARERLERLRAELADRQEELAGLTARWEAEKSGLNQVGELKARLDDLRTQADRAQREGDYETASRLLYGEIPDAEKQLSAAHEQERAASAEATNAPMVKDEVGPDDIAEVISAWTGIPAGRLLEGETDKLLRMEQVIGERLIGQEAAVRAVSDAVRRARAGLSDPDRPTGSFLFLGPTGVGKTELAKALADFLFDDDRAIVRIDMSEYSERHAVARLIGSPPGYVGYEEGGQLTEAVRRRPYSVVLLDEVEKAHPETFDILLQVLDDGRLTDGQGRTVDFRNVLLVMTSNLGSHVLVDPLVAEEVKREQVMATVRQSFKPEFLNRLDEIVIFDPLSPDQLATIVGLQVELLARRLSDRRIGLEVTDEARDWLALRGYDPAYGARPLRRLVQTEIGDRLARALLAGEVRDGQHVVVDRDGEEDGLVLR from the coding sequence ATGGACCTGACCACCAAGGCGCAGGAGGCGCTGCAGGCCGCCGTCCGCGACGCCGCCGCCTCCGGCCACGCCCAGGTCGAGCCCGCGCACCTGCTGCTCGCGCTGGCCGGCCAGCCCGACACCACCACCGGCCCGCTGCTGGACGCGACCGGGGCCTCGGCCCGCTCCGCCGCGCAGGCCGCGGCGAACACGCTCGCCACCCTGCCCCGGGCGACCGGTCAGACGATCGGCAACCCGCAGTTCTCCCGGGCCATGCACAGCGTGATCAAGGACGCCCAGGACGCGATGTCCGCGCTGGGTGACAGCTTCATCTCCACCGACCACCTGCTGCTGGGTCTGGCCCGTTCCGGCGCCTTCCCCCTGCTCGACGCCGCCGCGATCGAGCAGCGGATCCCCACCCTGCGTGGCGGCCAGAAGGTGGACTCCGCCGACCCCGAGGCGACCTTCGACGCCCTGGGCAAGTACGGCCACGACCTCACCGCCGCCGCCCGCGAGGGCCGGCTGGACCCGGTCATCGGCCGTGACTCCGAGATCCGGCGCGTGGTCCAGGTCCTGTCCCGGCGGACCAAGAACAACCCGGTGCTCATCGGCGAGCCGGGGGTGGGCAAGACCGCGGTGGTCGAGGGCCTGGCGCAGCGCATCGTCGCCGGGGACGTCCCCGCGTCGCTGGAGGGCAAGACCCTCATCGCCCTGGACCTGCCCGCGATGGTGGCGGGCGCCAAGTACCGCGGCGAGTTCGAGGAGCGGCTCAAGGCCGTGCTCGGCGAGATCAAGGCCAGCGAGGGCCGGGTCATCACCTTCATCGACGAGCTGCACAACGTCGTCGGGGCCGGCGCGTCCGGCGACTCCTCGATGGACGCCGGCAACATGCTCAAGCCGCTCCTGGCCCGCGGCGAGCTGCGGATGGTCGGCGCCACGACGCTGGACGAGTACCGCGAGAACATCGAGAAGGACCCCGCCCTGGAGCGCCGGTTCCAGCAGGTCTTCGTCGGCGAGCCGTCCGTGGAGGACACGATCGCGATCCTGCGCGGCCTCAAGGAGAGGTATGAGGCGCACCACAAGGTGGCCATCGCCGACTCCGCCCTGGTCGCGGCCGCCGCGCTGTCCGACCGCTACATCAGCGGGCGCAAGCTGCCCGACAAGGCGATCGACCTCGTCGACGAGTCCGCGTCGCGGCTGCGGATGGAGATCGACTCCAGCCCGGTCGAGATCGACCAGCTGCAGCGGCAGGTCGACCGGCTGCTGATGGAGGAGCTGCACCTGGCCAAGGCCGCCGAGGAGGACGAGGCGGCGCGCGAGCGGCTGGAGCGGCTGCGCGCCGAGCTGGCCGACCGGCAGGAGGAGCTGGCCGGTCTCACCGCCCGCTGGGAGGCCGAGAAGTCGGGCCTGAACCAGGTCGGTGAGCTCAAGGCCCGGCTGGACGACCTGCGCACGCAGGCCGACAGGGCTCAGCGTGAGGGTGACTACGAGACCGCCTCCCGGCTCCTCTACGGCGAGATCCCCGACGCCGAGAAGCAGCTGTCCGCCGCCCACGAGCAGGAGCGCGCCGCGAGCGCCGAGGCCACCAACGCCCCGATGGTCAAGGACGAGGTCGGCCCCGACGACATCGCCGAGGTGATCTCCGCCTGGACCGGGATCCCGGCCGGTCGGCTGCTGGAGGGGGAGACCGACAAGCTGCTGCGGATGGAGCAGGTCATCGGCGAACGGCTGATCGGCCAGGAGGCGGCGGTCCGCGCGGTGAGCGACGCGGTCCGCCGTGCCCGGGCGGGCCTCTCCGACCCGGACCGGCCCACCGGCTCCTTCCTCTTCCTGGGCCCGACCGGTGTCGGCAAGACCGAGCTGGCCAAGGCCCTGGCCGACTTCCTCTTCGACGACGACCGCGCGATCGTGCGGATCGACATGTCGGAGTACTCCGAGCGGCACGCCGTCGCCCGGCTCATCGGCTCACCGCCCGGGTACGTCGGGTACGAGGAGGGTGGTCAGCTGACCGAGGCGGTGCGCCGCCGGCCCTACTCGGTGGTGCTCCTGGACGAGGTGGAGAAGGCCCACCCGGAGACGTTCGACATCCTGCTGCAGGTGCTCGACGACGGCCGGCTCACCGACGGCCAGGGCCGCACAGTCGACTTCCGCAACGTCCTGCTGGTGATGACCTCCAACCTGGGCAGCCACGTCCTCGTCGACCCCCTGGTCGCCGAGGAGGTCAAGCGGGAGCAGGTCATGGCCACGGTGCGCCAGTCGTTCAAGCCGGAGTTCCTCAACCGGCTGGACGAGATCGTCATCTTCGACCCGCTGAGCCCGGACCAGCTGGCCACCATCGTCGGGCTGCAGGTCGAGCTGCTGGCCCGCCGGCTCAGCGACCGCCGGATCGGCCTGGAGGTCACCGACGAGGCCCGGGACTGGCTGGCTCTGCGCGGCTACGACCCCGCCTACGGTGCCCGACCGCTGCGCCGCCTGGTGCAGACCGA